ATCTTTCCAACAGGAACATTGAAGTTAAAAGTTATCTCTTTGGCTAAAGCAGAATAAAAACAACTTATAAAAATAAAAAGAAAATAAAATTTTCTCATAGCGACCTCCTAACAAATGAACTATTTTTATTATACCATTTTTTAAATTGAATAAAAATAAAAACCTTTTAAATATAACTATAAAATGATACAATAGTATGATATAATCTATTACAATGTTATATATTAAGGGTGAGAAAAATGGATGAGAGCTTAATAGATGAAAAAAATAAGGTTAGTATGAAATTTTTACAAACTCAAGGTGAAAGAGCTTTTTATTTAGATGAATTTAAGGAGAATATAGCTTTAGCATTAACTGAAGATCAGTTGAACTCTGGAGTTGTATATCCTGAAATATTAGAGAGAATGAAAAATAGTGATGTAGCCTATATAAAGATGAAAAGAGAGATAGCTTTAAAATTTCTTAAACCATATATTTTAGAAGCTGAAAAAATAGATTTACGATATACCTTAGTAGATAGCTTAAATTTATTGGGTAATATAGGGTTGGTAGTTGTTACGAAAGAAGCTTTTGATGACAATGAGAGAGAGATAGTAGTAAAGAGTATAGAGGAGAGATTTGAGGAAGCTGGATTGGGTCCAGACTATGTAAAAAATTTTGGGAAAAAAATCTGTGAAAAGCACTACTCTCTAGTAGAAGATAGATTACCTGGCTATGAGAAGAAGTTTAAAAAACTGACAATATTTAATCATTTGTTTGGAGAAAGTTGTCCTATATGCAGGGCAGAAAAGGAGAAAAATAAAAAATGGTAGAAGCTTTTAAAGTAATCGGTGGAAAAAATATAGGTGGAGTATTAAAGGTAGAGGGATCAAAAAATGCCGCACTTCCAATAATGATAGCTACTTTGGTGGAGAAAGGTACATATGTACTAAAGAATGTTCCTAATCTAATGGATATAAGAACATTGGTAAAATTATTGGAAAGTTTAGGTTTACAGATAGAGAGATTGGATGAAAATACATATAAGATAGAGAATAATGGATTGACTAATTTGGTGGCTGGATATGAACTTGTAAAGAAGATGAGAGCTTCTTTTTTAGTTATGGGACCAATGTTAGCCCACAGTAAAAAAGCAAAAGTTTCTCTTCCAGGTGGGTGTGCTATTGGTGCTAGACCAGTGGATTTACATCTAAAAGGATTTGAAGCTTTAGGAACAAAGATAACAATAGATCATGGTTATGTTGAGGCTGAAACTGAGGAGTTAAAGGGAGCTAAAATCGTTTTAGATTTTCCTAGTGTTGGAGCTACTGAAAATATAATTATGGCAGCAGTAAAAGCCAATGGAACAACTGTGTTAGAAAATGCAGCTAGAGAGCCAGAGATTGAGGATCTATGTAACTTCTTTAATGAGATGGGAGCAAAAATAACAGGGATAGGAACAGGAACTCTAGTAATTGAGGGAGTTGAAAAATTAAATCCTTGTGAATATACAATAATACCAGATAGAATTGTGGCTGGAACTTTTGTAATAGCTTCTATAATTTTTGATGGAAAAATAGAGGTAGAGGGAGTTAGAAGAGAACATCTTGAAGCATTTTTAATGAAGCTTGAAGAGATGGGAGTGAAGTATGAGATAGAGGGAGAGAGATTGAGAGTTCTATCTAAATTGGAAGATCTACAGGGGGCTAAGGTAACTACTATGCCATATCCTGGATTCCCAACAGATTTACAATCACCAATAATGACACTTATGTGTCTTGCTAAGGGTAGCAGTGAGTTGAAAGAGACTATATTTGAAAATAGATTTATGCATGTACCTGAATTGAATAGAATGGGAGCAAAGATAGATATCAACGGAAACATAGCTACAATAAAAGGTATAGATAATTTCTCATCAGCTGAGGTAATGGCAAGTGATTTGAGAGCTGGAGCATCATTGATTCTAGCTGCTTTAAAAGCTGAGGGAGAGAGTGTTGTTAATAGAATCTACCATGTGGATAGAGGATATGAGAATTTGGAATTGAGATTAAAAAATATTGGAGCAAATATTGAGAGAATAAAAGCTGAAATATAGTTGTAACGGAGGAAATATGGAGAAGATAATCGGAGTAAATCCTGTAATAGAAGTATTACAAAATAAAGAGAAAACGATAGAAAAGTTAGAAATTTTTAAGGGAGCTAAAGATGATAAGATAAATAAGATAAAAAGATTGGCTTCTGAAAGAAATATAAAGATTTTCTATACAGATAAGAAAAGAGATAACTCACAAGGTGTAGTAGTATATGTAAGTGATTATGATTACTATGTGGATTTTGGAGCTTTTTTAGAGAAGATAGCTCCAATGGAGAAAGCTCTAGTGCTTATCTTAGATGAGATACAAGATCCAAGAAACTTTGGTGCATTGATAAGAAGTGCTGAGGTATTCGGGGTAAAAGGTATAATTATTCCAGAGAGAAATGCTGTTAGAATAAATGAGACAGTTGTAAAAACATCAACAGGTGCTATTGAGTATGTGGATATAGTTAAGGTAACAAATATCTCTGATGCTATCAGTAAGTTGAAAAAATTGGATTACTGGGTATATGGAGCAGAGGGAGAGGGAAGCAAGGATTATTCACAAGAGAAATATCCAAGTAGAACTGCTCTAGTATTAGGAAGTGAAGGAAACGGAATTAGAAAGAAAGTAAAAGAGAGTTGCGATGTACTTATAAAGATACCTATGTATGGTAAGATAAACTCTTTAAATGTGTCAGTAGCTGGAGGAATAATTCTTTCTGAGATAGTAAAATCAATGTAAGTTTGAAGATGTAGACTATACCATTAGGAAGGAAAACTATATGATGAATGGAGAGTTAGTAACTGATGAATTAATAATACGTGCTCAAGGTGGAGATGAGGAAGCTCTGGACTTGATACTTACCGAGTATAAAAAGTTGATATTTTTAAATGTGAAAAACTATTTTATGGTTGGTGCAGATCAAGATGACCTATTGCAAGAGGGAACTATTGGATTATTAAAAGCTATAAAAAGCTATGATAAAGATAGGGCTTCCTTTAAAACTTTTGCTACTTTATGCATAAGAAGACAGATATTGACCGCTGTAAGAAGTTCTACAGCTCAAAAAAATATTCTGTTGAATGAGGCTAGTGGAAATAATCTTGAAACTGAAGATGGACATGAGGATTACTCTCAAGAACTGTATTCAGATCTAAAATATAATCCTGAGACACTCTTTTTATCTAAAGAGAAGATAATGGAATTTCAAGATTTTGTTGAAAATAATTTTAGTCCTTTTGAAAAAGAGGTATTTAATTATATGGTAAAGGGTTTTTCTTATAAGGAGATTGCAACTGAGCTATCCAAAACACCAAAAGTTATAGATAATAGTTTTCAGAGGATAAAGAGAAAAAGTGAATTGTGGTTAAAAACTTATTGAAAATAAAAACTATTGTTAAATAAGTAAAAATTGTGATATATTGAATATGAAAAAGAATTATTTATGAGGTGATATGCTTGAGAGAGTATAATTTTAAAGAAGTAGAGGGAAAATGGCAGAATAAATGGGAAAGTGGGCACATTTTCAAAACTGATAATAAAGTGGAAGGAAAGGATAACTACTATGTATTGGTAATGTTACCATATCCTTCTGGAAAATTACACGTAGGTCATGCTAGAAACTATACAATAGGTGATGTTATAGCTAGATACAAAAGAATGAAGGGATATAACGTATTAAATCCTATGGGTTGGGACTCTTTTGGACTACCTGCAGAGAACGCAGCTATTCAAAATGGAGCACATCCTGCTGTTTGGACAAAATCTAACATAGAAAATATGAAGAGACAGCTAAAATTATTGGGATTCTCATATGATTGGGATAGAGAGATAGCTTCATATACTCCAGAATATTATAGATGGAATCAATGGATGTTTAAGAGACTTTATGAAAAAGGGCTAATATACAAGAAAAAGTCTCTAGTAAACTGGTGTCCAGATTGTAATACAGTTCTTGCTAATGAGCAAGTTGAAGATGGAAAATGCTGGAGACATAGTAAAACTTCTGTAATTCAAAAAGAGTTAGAGCAATGGTTCTTCAAAATAACAGACTATGCAGATGAGTTATTAACTGGGCATAAGGAGTTAAAAGAGGGTTGGCCAGAGAAAGTTTTAACAATGCAAAAAAACTGGATAGGAAAATCTTATGGAACAGAGATAGTATTCAAAGTTGCTGAAACAGGAGAGGATCTACCTATGTTCACAACAAGAATAGATACAATCTACGGAGTTTCTTACTGTGTAGTTGCTCCAGAGCATCCAATAGTTGATGAGATTCTAAAGGTAAATCCAGAGATCAAATCTCAAATAGAAGCTATGAAAAATACTGATTTAATAGAGAGATCAGCTGAAGGAAGAGAGAAAAATGGAGTATTTACAGGTTGGCACGTAATAAACCCTGTAACAAAAGAGAAAGTTCAATTATGGGTAGCTGACTATGTACTAATGAACTATGGAACAGGTGCAGTAATGGCAGTTCCTTGTCATGATGATAGAGACTTTGCATTTGCTAAAAAATATAACCTACCATTTAATGTAGTTATAAATCCTGTTGATAAGGAGACTAAAGAGGTTGTAGAATTAAAAGCAGATGAGATGACAGCTGCTTTCACTGAAGTTGGTGTAATGACTAACTCTGGTGAGTTTAATGGAATCTCTTCTAAGGAAGCTTTAACTAAGATAGCAGAGTTTGTAGAAGCAAATAACTACGGAAAAAGAACTGTAAAATATAGATTGAAAGATTGGGGAGTATCTAGACAGAGATATTGGGGAACACCGATTCCAGCATTATACTGTGAGAAGTGTGGAACAGTTATGGAAAAAGATGAGAATCTACCAGTGAGATTACCAGAAGATGTATCGTTCAATGGTATAGGAAATCCACTTGAGACTTCAGAAAGCTTTAAACACGCAACTTGTCCAATATGTGGTGGACCTGCAAGAAGAGATACAGATACAATGGATACGTTTGTAGATTCATCTTGGTATTTCCTAAGATATTGTGATCCTAAAAATGATAAACTTCCATTTGATAAGGAAGTAGTGGACTCTTGGATGGGAGTAGATCAATATATAGGTGGAATAGAACACGCAGTTATGCACCTATTATATGCA
This genomic interval from Fusobacterium sp. SYSU M8D902 contains the following:
- a CDS encoding DUF1694 domain-containing protein, whose translation is MDESLIDEKNKVSMKFLQTQGERAFYLDEFKENIALALTEDQLNSGVVYPEILERMKNSDVAYIKMKREIALKFLKPYILEAEKIDLRYTLVDSLNLLGNIGLVVVTKEAFDDNEREIVVKSIEERFEEAGLGPDYVKNFGKKICEKHYSLVEDRLPGYEKKFKKLTIFNHLFGESCPICRAEKEKNKKW
- the murA gene encoding UDP-N-acetylglucosamine 1-carboxyvinyltransferase; this translates as MVEAFKVIGGKNIGGVLKVEGSKNAALPIMIATLVEKGTYVLKNVPNLMDIRTLVKLLESLGLQIERLDENTYKIENNGLTNLVAGYELVKKMRASFLVMGPMLAHSKKAKVSLPGGCAIGARPVDLHLKGFEALGTKITIDHGYVEAETEELKGAKIVLDFPSVGATENIIMAAVKANGTTVLENAAREPEIEDLCNFFNEMGAKITGIGTGTLVIEGVEKLNPCEYTIIPDRIVAGTFVIASIIFDGKIEVEGVRREHLEAFLMKLEEMGVKYEIEGERLRVLSKLEDLQGAKVTTMPYPGFPTDLQSPIMTLMCLAKGSSELKETIFENRFMHVPELNRMGAKIDINGNIATIKGIDNFSSAEVMASDLRAGASLILAALKAEGESVVNRIYHVDRGYENLELRLKNIGANIERIKAEI
- the rlmB gene encoding 23S rRNA (guanosine(2251)-2'-O)-methyltransferase RlmB, with translation MEKIIGVNPVIEVLQNKEKTIEKLEIFKGAKDDKINKIKRLASERNIKIFYTDKKRDNSQGVVVYVSDYDYYVDFGAFLEKIAPMEKALVLILDEIQDPRNFGALIRSAEVFGVKGIIIPERNAVRINETVVKTSTGAIEYVDIVKVTNISDAISKLKKLDYWVYGAEGEGSKDYSQEKYPSRTALVLGSEGNGIRKKVKESCDVLIKIPMYGKINSLNVSVAGGIILSEIVKSM
- a CDS encoding sigma-70 family RNA polymerase sigma factor, translating into MNGELVTDELIIRAQGGDEEALDLILTEYKKLIFLNVKNYFMVGADQDDLLQEGTIGLLKAIKSYDKDRASFKTFATLCIRRQILTAVRSSTAQKNILLNEASGNNLETEDGHEDYSQELYSDLKYNPETLFLSKEKIMEFQDFVENNFSPFEKEVFNYMVKGFSYKEIATELSKTPKVIDNSFQRIKRKSELWLKTY
- the leuS gene encoding leucine--tRNA ligase; the protein is MREYNFKEVEGKWQNKWESGHIFKTDNKVEGKDNYYVLVMLPYPSGKLHVGHARNYTIGDVIARYKRMKGYNVLNPMGWDSFGLPAENAAIQNGAHPAVWTKSNIENMKRQLKLLGFSYDWDREIASYTPEYYRWNQWMFKRLYEKGLIYKKKSLVNWCPDCNTVLANEQVEDGKCWRHSKTSVIQKELEQWFFKITDYADELLTGHKELKEGWPEKVLTMQKNWIGKSYGTEIVFKVAETGEDLPMFTTRIDTIYGVSYCVVAPEHPIVDEILKVNPEIKSQIEAMKNTDLIERSAEGREKNGVFTGWHVINPVTKEKVQLWVADYVLMNYGTGAVMAVPCHDDRDFAFAKKYNLPFNVVINPVDKETKEVVELKADEMTAAFTEVGVMTNSGEFNGISSKEALTKIAEFVEANNYGKRTVKYRLKDWGVSRQRYWGTPIPALYCEKCGTVMEKDENLPVRLPEDVSFNGIGNPLETSESFKHATCPICGGPARRDTDTMDTFVDSSWYFLRYCDPKNDKLPFDKEVVDSWMGVDQYIGGIEHAVMHLLYARFFQKMLRDMGLVTANEPFKRLLTQGMVLGPSYYSNNENKFLFPSEVDIKGEKAFSKATGEELAIKVEKMSKSKNNGVDPEEMINKYGADTTRLFIMFAAPPEKELEWNENGLAGAYRFLSKIWRLVMEHKENLEFGDIDLTKVSKEDKALLIKLNQTIKKVTESIEDDYHFNTSIAATMELINETQDYKTNILEAGKSTSESKKIFAEVIKNILVMLSPFTPHFCDELWEEMGNTGYLFNEKWPEYDEKLTVSSEVTMAIQVNGKVRGTLEVERGTSKEIIEKMALELDNVKKHLEGKTLAKLIVVPDKIVNIVVK